The genome window CCATCCCGGTCGGCGACGTGGTGTCCCTGGCCAGGAAGGCCCCGGCGGTAGACCCGCTGCTGACCGAGGTGGACAGCCGCGGCAACGCCTTGGCGAAGACGTACCAGCGCATCGCGCCCGCGCCGCAAGCGCCCGCGCCCGCGGTGCCTCCGTCCGCCGCACCAGCGTCGCCGCGGCAGACTCCCGCGCTGCCCTCGCTCGACAGCACGCTGGAGGAGGCGGTGGTGGGCTCGGCGCACAACGTCGCCACCGGACTCCCGCAGAGCCCGTCCCAGGTCACCGGCCTGGCCGCCCCCGCGCGGTAGCGCGCGGGGGGTTCAACGGCAGAACCGAAGGGCGCCGGACCGAGGTCCGGCGCCCTTCAGCCGTTCGGCGGTGCCGGTGCGGCTCCACCACAAGGCCGCTCCGGCACCGGCCGACCGCGTCAGGTGGCCGCCGCGGCGGCCACGATGCCGGCGTCGGGCTCGCCCAGCTCGAACGGCTCACCGGCCTCCGCGCGACGCGCCAGCGACGCCGGGGGCTCGAAGCGCTCGCCGTAGCGGGCGGCCAGCTCCCGCGACCGCGCGACGAAACCGGCCAAGCCGCCCGGATAGCCGTTCATGTACTGCACGACGCCGCCGGTCCAGGCCGGGAAACCGATGCCCATGATCGAACCGATGTTGGCGTCGGGCACCGACAGCAGCACGCCCTCGTCGAGGCAGCGCACCGTCTCCAGCGCCTCGATGAACAGCATCCGCTCCCGGAGGTCGACGAGGTCCACACCGGACGGATCGGCGCCGGTGCCGAAGTGCTCGAGCAGCCCCGGCCACAGCCGGGTGCGCTTGCCGTCGGCGTACTCGTAGAAGCCGGCTCCGCCGGAGCGGCCCTTGCGGTCGAACTCCTCGACCATCCGGTCCAGCACCGCGTCGGCGGGGTGCGGGGTCCAGGTGCCGCCCTGGGCCTCGACCGCGCGCTTGGTCTCGTCCCTGATCCGGCGCGGCAGCGTCAGGGTCAGCTCGTCGAAGAGCTGGAGCACCGGCGCCGGGAAGCCGGCCTGCGCGGAGGCCTGCTCGACCGAGGCCGGGTGCACGCCCTCGGCGAGCATCGCCACGCCCTCGTTGAGGAAAGTGCCGATGACGCGGCTGGTGAAGAAACCGCGGCTGTCGTTGACCACGATCGGCGTCTTGCTGATCTGGCGCACGACGTCGAAGGCACGCGCCAGCGCGCGGTCGCTGGTCTGCTCCCCGCGGATGATCTCCACCAGCGGCATCTTTTCGACCGGTGAGAAGAAGTGCAGTCCGATGAAGTCCTCGCGGCGGCGCACCCCCTCGGCCAGCGTGGTGATCGGCAGCGTGGACGTGTTGGAGCAGATCAGCGCATCCGGGTCGATGACGTCCTCGATCTCGGCGTAGACCTGGTGCTTGAGCTTGGTGTTTTCGAATACCGCCTCGATCACCAGGTCGGCACCCGCCAGGTCCGCGGCCTTGTCGGTCGCGGTGATCCGCGCCAGGACCTCGTCACGCTTGCCCTCGGTGGAACGGCCCTTCGCGATGGCCTTGTCCAGCACCGCCTTCGAGTACGACTTGCCCTTCTCGGCGGCCTCCACCGAGACGTCCTTGATGACGACCTGCATCCCGGCCTTGGCGCAGACGTGGGCGATGCCCGCGCCCATCATGCCGCCGCCGAGCACCGCGACCTTCTTCGCCTGCCACTGCTCGACGCCGTCCGGGCGGCTGCCGCCGGAGTTGACGTGCTGGAGGTCGAAGAAGAACGCCTTGCTCATGTTCTTGGCGGTCTGGCCGCAGACCAGCTCGACGAAGTAGCGGCCCTCGATCTCGAACGCGGTGTCCACGTCGACCTGGGCTCCCTCGACCGCCGCGCAGAGGATGTTGCGCGGCGCCGGGTAGGGCGCGCCCTTGAGCTGCTTGCGCAGGTTCGCCGGGAACGCGGGCAGGTTCGCCGCGAAGCTCGGCGTCGACGGCGTCCCGCCCGGGATCTTGTAGCCCTTGCGGTCCCAGGGCTGGTCCGCCCCCGGGTTGGCCTTGATCCACTCCTTGGCCGCGGTCAGCAGCTCCTCGGGGGTGTCGACCAGCTCGTCGACCAGGCCGAGCTCCTTGGCCCGCTCCGGGCGCAGCCGCTGACCCTGGGTCAGCACGTGCACCAGCGCGTCGGCGATGCCGATCAGCCGGACCGTGCGGACCACGCCGCCCGCGCCGGGCAGCAGGCCGAGAGTGACCTCGGGGAAGCCGAACCGCGACTTGGCGTCGTCGAGCGCGATGCGGTGGTGGCAGCCCAGCGCGATCTCCAGGCCGCCGCCGAGCGCGGTGCCGTTGAGGGCGGCCACGACCGGGACGCCGAGTGTCTCCAGCCTGCGCAGCTGGCGCTTGACCGCCCGGCTCGTCTCGGTGATCTGCTCGACGTTGCCGGGCCTGGCGCGGATCAGGTCGCGCAGGTCGCCGCCGGCGAAGAAGGTGCTCTTGGCCGAGGTGAGCACGACCCCGGTGATGCGGTCCCGCTCGTCCTCCAGTCGCTGGAGGGTCTCCTCCATCGAACGCACGTAGCGCTCGTTCATCGTGTTGGCCTGCTGCTGCGGGTCGTCCAGGGTCAGCACGACGACGCCGTCTTCCTCGGTCCAGCGGATGGTGCTCTGCTCGCTCATGTCTGCCTCAGCCGATCCGTTCCACGATGGTCGCGATTCCCATGCCGCCGCCGATGCACAGCGTGGCGAGCCCGAAGCGCTCGCCGCGGCGTTCCAGTTCGTCGATGAGGGTGCCCAGGATCATCGCCCCGGTGGCGCCCAGCGGGTGACCCATCGCGATCGCGCCGCCGTTGACGTTGACCTTCTCGTGCGGCACGCCGAAGTCCTTCATGAACTTCAGCGGGACCGCGGCGAACGCCTCGTTGATCTCGACCAGGTCGATCTGGCCGATGGCCATGTCCGCCTTGGCCAGCGCCTTGCGGACGGCCGGGCCGGGGCCGGTGAGCATGATCGTCGGGTCCGCGCCGCTGAGCGCGGCGGACACGATGCGGGCGCGCGGGCGCAGCCCGGTGCGCTCGCCGAGGGCCTCGCTGCCGATCAGGGCCAGCGCCGCGCCGTCGACGATGCCCGACGAGTTGCCCGCGGTGTGCACGTGGTCGATGCGCTCGACCCAGTGGTACTTCTGCTGCGCGACGGCGTCGAAGCCGCCGTGCTCGCCCATCATCGCGAAGGACGGCTGGAGCCCGCCGAGGCTCTCGGCGGTGGTGCCGGGCCGGATGTGCTCGTCGCGGTCGAGGACCGGCTGGCCGTTGCGGTCGACGACCGGGACCACGGAGCGGCCGAAGCGGTTGTCGGCCCACGCCTTGGCGGCGCGGTCCTGGGACTCGGCGGCGTAGGCGTCGACGGTGCCGCGGTCGAAGCCCTCCAGGGTGGCGATGAGGTCGGCGCCGATGCCCTGCGGGACGAAGGACGTGTCGAGGTTGGTCTCGGGGTCCATCGCCCACGCGCCGCCGTCGGAGCCGATCGGCACCCGCGACATCGACTCGACGCCGCCGGCGAGCACGGCGTCCTCCCAGCCGGAGCGGACCTTCTGGGCGGCGATGTTGACCGCCTCCAGACCGGAGGCGCAGAACCGGTTGAGCTGCACGCCGCTGACCGTCTCCGGCAGTCCGGCGGCCAGCGCTGCGGTCTTGGCGATGTCCCCGCCCTGGTCGCCGATCGGCGAGACGACGCCGAGCACGACGTCGTCGATCAGCGCGGGGTCGAGGCCGGGATGGCGCTCGCGCAGCGCGTCGATCAGCCCTGTGACCAGGCTGATCGGCTTGGTGCCGTGCAGCGAACCGGTTTTCTTGCCGCGACCGCGTGGCGTGCGGATCGCGTCGTAGACGAACGCCTCGGACATGGGCGGCGTGCCTCCTCGTTGCGGCAGGTACTCCACCCAGAGTGTGACACCGTTACTGTCACAGTCAATGGAGAGGTCGCTTCGGGCGTTTCGCGCGGTTGGCGGCGTGGCCGGTCCGAGCGGCCACCCACGAACTCCCCCGGCTCGACGGCCAGCGCCAGCGGGACGACGGCCGGCACCACCGGGACGACGCGGGTGTCCACCAAGCCGCGCGCAACGCACGCGGAGCGCGGTAAGATCGAAGCTCTCGACGAAGGCAACTGAATTGGCGGAAGAATAGGCGAAGCGCGAATTGACCCCGTATGAATTGAGCCGCATGCATCCTTTCTGCGGAAGGGCACGCGGCTGAGGCTGCCCAAAATACGGGCAGAATTCTCCTCTATGGGGCAGCGTTAGCTCTGGTGGCCGGGCTGATTGCCTTCTTTGTCAAACTGGGTTCGGCCGCCGCAGCTCTCGTCGTCGACAGGCTCCGCCACAGACCCGGTTCTGTGGTTGCTCGCCCGGGTTGCGGGTGTGACCACCAACAGATGGACGCAGGCCACGTCGTTCGTGACGGGCGAGGGTGCCCCAGCCAACGACCAGGTACGCAAAATCACGTCGTACGGGGAGGAAACGTCGTACAGGTCGGCGGCTGCATCCACGGCGACATCACGTTTTGCCATCCGGGAGGTGGCGACTGCTCGGCCTCATCCGAGAGGAGCTAGACCTTCTGCACCCCAGGTGGGCTCAAGAAGTCCGCGCCAGCGACTTGGCGGCGCAGCTGCGTTCAGAACGGTCGTTCCTCCCGTCCCGGTAAGCCCGGTCTCCGCGGCCCAAAAAAACACCTCGGCGGGCGGATGCGGCGCATCCGCCCGCCGAGGCCGCACGTCGTGGTCAGCCCGTCGGCTTCCGCTCCGCGTCGCCCAGCAGGGCCTCGGCGCCGAGACCGCGGATCGACGCGTCGAGGACCTCCACGGTGTGGGCCATCGCCAGCTTCGAGCCCCGGCGCTCCAGGGCGGTGCGGATCTGCATGGCGCAGCCCGGGTTCGCGCTGACCAGGAGGTCGGCACCGGTGTCGAGCACGTTCTCGGCCTTGCGGTCGCCGAGATCCATCGCCGCCTCTGGCTGGAGGATGTTGTAGACCCCGGCCGAGCCGCAGCACAGCTCGCCGCGGTTGATCTCGCCGACCTCCATGCCCGGGATGCCGTGCAGCAGCTCCCTCGGCTGCGAGCGGATGCCCTGGCCGTGGGCCAGGTGGCAGGCGTCGTGGTAGGCGGCGCGCACGGGCAGCGGGTGGCGCTCGGCCACCGGCCCCAGCTCGACGAGCAGCTCCGCGATGTCGCGCACCCGCGCCGAGAACCGCTCGGCCTTCTCGGCGTACTCGGGGTCGTCCCGCAGCAGCCGCGGGTACTCCTTGAGCGTCGAGCCGCAGCCCGCCGAGTTGATCACGACGTACTCGACGCCGGCGTCCTCGAAGGTGTCCAGCAGGTTCCGGGCGAACCGGATCGCCTCCTCCTCACGGCCGCTGTGCTCGCTCAGCGCGCCGCAGCAGCCCTGCGAGCGCGGAATCACGACGTCGCAGCCCTCGGCGGAGAGCACCCGCGCCGTCGCGGCGTTGACGTCGGGGAAGAACGCGCTCTGCACGCATCCGGTGATCATCCCGACCGTCGCCCGCCGCTTCCCCTTCGCCGGGACGCGGTGGCCGAGCTTGGGCGCGCGGCTGATCGGCGGCGCCAGCGACTCCATCACCCGCAACGACGCCGGCATCTTCTCCAGCAGCCCGGAGCGCTTGACCAGCTTGCTCAAACCCGTCTTCTGGTACAGCGCGAGCGGACCGCGCATCGCGCGCAGGCGCCGCGGGTACGGGAACAGCGCGAAGATCCCGGCGCGCAGCAGCTTCTCCCAGCGCCCGCGCTCGTGCCTGCGCTCGACCTGCGCCCTGGTCTCGGTGATCAGGGTGCCGTACTGGACACCGGACGGGCAGGAGGTCACGCACGCCATGCAGCCCAGGCAGGCGTCGAAGTGCCCGACCATGCTGTCGCTCATCGGCTCGCCCTCGAGCCCTTCCTTCATCAGGTAGATGCGGCCGCGCGGCGAGTCCATCTCCTCGCCCCACAGCTCGTAGGTCGGGCACGACGGCAGGCAGAAACCGCAGTGCACGCAGTCGTCGATGAGCTCGCGCTGCGGCGGGTGCAGTGCGTCGAACGCGCTGTCGGTCATCAGATCCCTCCAACGAACCGGCCGGGGGCGAGCCGGTGCTCCGGGTCGAACTGGTCCTTGGTGCGGCGCATCAGCGCCATGACGCCGGGAGCGACCTGACCCCACGGGTCGACCTTCTCCCGGACCGCGCGCGGCGACCGCGTCAGCACCGCGTAGTCGCAGCGTTCACGCAGCAGGCCGACGAGGTCGGCGACCGCGGCGGGGTCGGCGTCGCCGGGCAGACCTGCGTGCAGCACGCCGATGCCTGCCGCGCCGCGTACGGCCACGTCGATGTCCGGCCGCACCGACAGCAGAGCGCCCAGTGCCTTCGGCTCGACGCCGACGCGGATGCCGATGCCGTCGGCCGGGTCGAACGGGTAGCGGCCCCACCACGACGGCGCGTGCTCCAGCACGCTGCCACCGACGGCATCGGCCAGTTCCAGGGCGCGCTCGTGCGTCGCCTTCGGGCGCCCCTCGATCTCGGCCACCACCTCGATCCGGCCGCCGGGTGCGGCACGGTCGACCTCGATGGCGGTGGGCATCGCCTGCGAGTGCCGGATGCGGTCGACCGCCTCGGCCGCGGACCGCGGGTCGTCGGTCTCGACCTGGATCCACCGGTGCTCGGCGGCCAGCGGGTGCAGCCGGAACACCGCTTCGGTGATCACGCCCAGGCTTCCGAACGAACCGGTGTAGAGCTTGCCGAGGTCGTAGCCCGCGACGTTCTTGACGACCTTGCCGCCGGAGATGGCCACCACGCCGTCCGGGCGCACGACGGTGATGCCGATCAGCAGGTCGCGCACCCCGCCGAAGAGGTGGCGGCACGGACCGGACGTCGCGGTCGCGATGACCCCGCCGACGGTCGCCGTCGGCAGCGGCTGGTCGATGGGCAGCTTCTGCCCCGCCGAGCCGACCACCCGCTGCACGTCGGCCAGCGGTGTTCCCGCCATGGCGTGCACCACCAGGTCGCCCGCGGCGTGCTCGACGACCTCGTTCGCGCCGGAGAGGTCCAGCACGAGGTCCACCTCGTGGGGCGGTCCGCCCCAGTCGAGCTTGCTGCCCGAACCCCTGGGCACCACGTGCAGACCGTGCTCGGCCGCGACCCGCATCGCCGCCGCGGCCGACTCCGTACCGTCCACAGCGGCCACCCACTGTGGACGGACGCCGTCGACCGCGTCGTGCTCCCCGGCGTCGCGGACGTCGCGCACCGCTTCCTCGAGCGCTCGCCGCGCCTCGCTCATGGCCATCAGAACTGGTCCGCCAATCCGGCCTCGGTCAGTGGATGTACGCCGCGGCGCGGTCCGGGGACCTCGCCGCACAGCCTGGGAGTCGGGAAGACCTTGCCCGGGTTGCAGATGCCCACCGGGTCGAAGGCGCAGCGCACGCGCTGCATGGTGTCCAGGTCGTCGGGGTTGAACATCCGGCCCATGTACTTGACCTTGTCCGCGCCGACGCCGTGCTCGCCGGTGATCGAGCCGCCGTACTCGATGCACAGGTCGAGGATCGCGCCGGAGACCTCCTCGGCGCGTTCGGCCGCGCCGGGCTCGGAGTCGTCGAACAGCACCAGCGGGTGCAGGTTGCCGTCGCCGGCGTGGAAGACGTTGGCCACCCGCACTCCGGACTCGGCCGACAGGCGGGCGATGCGGCCCAGCACCTCGGGCAGCGCGGTCCTGGGGATCACGCCGTCCTGCACGATGTAGTCGGGGCTGATCCGGCCCACGGCGGCGAAGGCGGACTTGCGCCCCTTCCAGATCATCGCCCGCTCGGCGTCGTCGGCGGCGACCCGGATCTCGAAGGCGCAGTGCTCGCCGCAGTAGCGCTCGACCTCGGCGAAGGTGTACTCGACCTCGGCGGCCGGGCCGTCGAGCTCGACCACCAGCACCGCGCCAGCCCCTTCCGGATAGCCGCACTGCACGGCCTGCTCGGCCGCCTCGATGGCCAGCGCGTCCATCATCTCGATCGCGGCGGGCGTGACCCCGGCGGCGATGATCGCCGAGACCGCCGCCCCCGCCTCGTCGGTGGAGGGGAAGCCGGCGAGCAGGGTCTGCACCGCCTCGGGTTTGCGCAGCAACCGCACGGTGATCTTGGTGACGATGCCGAGCGTGCCCTCGCTGCCGATGAACGCGCCGAGCAGGTCGTAGCCGGGCGCCTCGCGCGCGCCGCCGAGCTGGACGATCTCGCCGTCGGGCGTGATGACCTCCAGCCCGAGGATGTGGTGCGTGGTGAACCCGTACTTCAGGCAGTGCGCGCCGCCGGAGTTCTCCGCGACGTTGCCGCCCACCGAGCACACCTGCTGGCTCGAGGGGTCGGGAGCGAAGTAGTAGCCGTGCGGCGCGGCGGCCTTGGTGACGTCGAGGTTGATCACGCCCGGCTCGACCACGGCGCGTTCGTTGTCGACGTCGATCTCCAGGATCCGGCGCATCTTCGCGGTCACGATCAGCACGCCGTCGGAGTGCGGGAGAGCACCGCCGGACAGGCCGGTGCCCGATCCGCGGGCGACGAAGGGGATCCGGTGCTCGGCGCAGATCCGCACCACCTGCTGGATCTGCTCCTGGTTCTCCGGGAGCACGACCACGGCGGGCACGGCACGGTAGCTGGCCAGGCCGTCGCACTCGTAGGTCCGCAGGCGCTGCGGATCGGTGATGACGCCGTTCGGCGGGAGCACCTCGCGAAACCGGCGCAGGGCCGAGTCGAGAACTCCGGTGGCGGTCGACTGCATGTTCCGGCCTCCTTGCCGAAATGACATTCCGCTTCGCGGAATCACCGTTCCACTAGAGCCGACCCTAGGTTGTCGGCAACATAGATACAAGGGGTCGACAAGACGCGACCGAGAAGGCAGGCCCGCCCCGGCTGGCGACCATCCACCCCCGGCCATCAATTGTGTCCCCCGTCACACTGCGGATCCAGTCGGTCCCGCCCCGCGTCGATTGGTCCGTAAGTCAGGTTCATCCCGTTCGCCGCCGAATCCCGGGCGCCGTGCCGGAAACACCAGAGGAAGTGCATGACTGACGCATCCGAACGCATCCAGCAGACGCTGCGGCAGTTCGAGGAACAGGTCCAGAAGGCCGCGCAGCTGAAGTCCGCGATCCAGGACATGCACGGCACAGCCGCGAGCCCGGACGGTGCGGTGACGGTCACGGTCGCCCCCTCCGGAGCGGTCCTGGACCTCCGGCTTTCCCCCAACGCCGTCCGCCAGTCGCACACCGACCTCCAGCAGGCGATCTTGGCCGCGATCCGCGAAGCCACCCAGAACGCCGCCGACCAGCTCAACGAGACCGTCGCCCCGGTGCTTGGCGAGCAGTTCGACCAGTTCCAGGAGGCGTTCAACGCCAACGCCGCGCGCCCCCTGGGGCCCGACGCGGTGAGCCCCGGCGCGGCCCCGCAGGGCAACGGCCACGGCCGCGCCACTGACACCGACGATGACGACGACTTCGGCAACGAGTCGTTCCTGCGCTGACCGGAGGCGAACATGGGCGGCAACATGCAGGTGAACTCCGAGACGCTCTCCGCGCACGGCGCGGGCAGCCGGAGCCTCGCCGACAAGTTCGGGCAACTCGCCCAGCTGCTGGAGCAGGCCAGGACCGACGACCAGTGCTTCGGTCCGATCGGCAACGCCGTGGGCATCAGCGACAAGTACTTCGAGTCGCTGCAGGCGGCACAGGAGATGGTGGGCAAGGCCAAGGAGTTCCTGACCGGCGTCAAGCAGGCTCTCGACGAGACCGCCAAGGACCACGACGAGAACGACCGGCAGATCGGCGAGGCGCTCGCCAAGATCGGAAAGGAGCTCGGCGGATGAGCACCCCGACTGGGCCAGGC of Saccharopolyspora erythraea contains these proteins:
- a CDS encoding (Fe-S)-binding protein yields the protein MTDSAFDALHPPQRELIDDCVHCGFCLPSCPTYELWGEEMDSPRGRIYLMKEGLEGEPMSDSMVGHFDACLGCMACVTSCPSGVQYGTLITETRAQVERRHERGRWEKLLRAGIFALFPYPRRLRAMRGPLALYQKTGLSKLVKRSGLLEKMPASLRVMESLAPPISRAPKLGHRVPAKGKRRATVGMITGCVQSAFFPDVNAATARVLSAEGCDVVIPRSQGCCGALSEHSGREEEAIRFARNLLDTFEDAGVEYVVINSAGCGSTLKEYPRLLRDDPEYAEKAERFSARVRDIAELLVELGPVAERHPLPVRAAYHDACHLAHGQGIRSQPRELLHGIPGMEVGEINRGELCCGSAGVYNILQPEAAMDLGDRKAENVLDTGADLLVSANPGCAMQIRTALERRGSKLAMAHTVEVLDASIRGLGAEALLGDAERKPTG
- a CDS encoding 3-hydroxyacyl-CoA dehydrogenase NAD-binding domain-containing protein codes for the protein MSEQSTIRWTEEDGVVVLTLDDPQQQANTMNERYVRSMEETLQRLEDERDRITGVVLTSAKSTFFAGGDLRDLIRARPGNVEQITETSRAVKRQLRRLETLGVPVVAALNGTALGGGLEIALGCHHRIALDDAKSRFGFPEVTLGLLPGAGGVVRTVRLIGIADALVHVLTQGQRLRPERAKELGLVDELVDTPEELLTAAKEWIKANPGADQPWDRKGYKIPGGTPSTPSFAANLPAFPANLRKQLKGAPYPAPRNILCAAVEGAQVDVDTAFEIEGRYFVELVCGQTAKNMSKAFFFDLQHVNSGGSRPDGVEQWQAKKVAVLGGGMMGAGIAHVCAKAGMQVVIKDVSVEAAEKGKSYSKAVLDKAIAKGRSTEGKRDEVLARITATDKAADLAGADLVIEAVFENTKLKHQVYAEIEDVIDPDALICSNTSTLPITTLAEGVRRREDFIGLHFFSPVEKMPLVEIIRGEQTSDRALARAFDVVRQISKTPIVVNDSRGFFTSRVIGTFLNEGVAMLAEGVHPASVEQASAQAGFPAPVLQLFDELTLTLPRRIRDETKRAVEAQGGTWTPHPADAVLDRMVEEFDRKGRSGGAGFYEYADGKRTRLWPGLLEHFGTGADPSGVDLVDLRERMLFIEALETVRCLDEGVLLSVPDANIGSIMGIGFPAWTGGVVQYMNGYPGGLAGFVARSRELAARYGERFEPPASLARRAEAGEPFELGEPDAGIVAAAAAT
- a CDS encoding FAD-linked oxidase C-terminal domain-containing protein, which encodes MQSTATGVLDSALRRFREVLPPNGVITDPQRLRTYECDGLASYRAVPAVVVLPENQEQIQQVVRICAEHRIPFVARGSGTGLSGGALPHSDGVLIVTAKMRRILEIDVDNERAVVEPGVINLDVTKAAAPHGYYFAPDPSSQQVCSVGGNVAENSGGAHCLKYGFTTHHILGLEVITPDGEIVQLGGAREAPGYDLLGAFIGSEGTLGIVTKITVRLLRKPEAVQTLLAGFPSTDEAGAAVSAIIAAGVTPAAIEMMDALAIEAAEQAVQCGYPEGAGAVLVVELDGPAAEVEYTFAEVERYCGEHCAFEIRVAADDAERAMIWKGRKSAFAAVGRISPDYIVQDGVIPRTALPEVLGRIARLSAESGVRVANVFHAGDGNLHPLVLFDDSEPGAAERAEEVSGAILDLCIEYGGSITGEHGVGADKVKYMGRMFNPDDLDTMQRVRCAFDPVGICNPGKVFPTPRLCGEVPGPRRGVHPLTEAGLADQF
- a CDS encoding acetyl-CoA C-acetyltransferase; protein product: MSEAFVYDAIRTPRGRGKKTGSLHGTKPISLVTGLIDALRERHPGLDPALIDDVVLGVVSPIGDQGGDIAKTAALAAGLPETVSGVQLNRFCASGLEAVNIAAQKVRSGWEDAVLAGGVESMSRVPIGSDGGAWAMDPETNLDTSFVPQGIGADLIATLEGFDRGTVDAYAAESQDRAAKAWADNRFGRSVVPVVDRNGQPVLDRDEHIRPGTTAESLGGLQPSFAMMGEHGGFDAVAQQKYHWVERIDHVHTAGNSSGIVDGAALALIGSEALGERTGLRPRARIVSAALSGADPTIMLTGPGPAVRKALAKADMAIGQIDLVEINEAFAAVPLKFMKDFGVPHEKVNVNGGAIAMGHPLGATGAMILGTLIDELERRGERFGLATLCIGGGMGIATIVERIG
- a CDS encoding YbaB/EbfC family nucleoid-associated protein — encoded protein: MTDASERIQQTLRQFEEQVQKAAQLKSAIQDMHGTAASPDGAVTVTVAPSGAVLDLRLSPNAVRQSHTDLQQAILAAIREATQNAADQLNETVAPVLGEQFDQFQEAFNANAARPLGPDAVSPGAAPQGNGHGRATDTDDDDDFGNESFLR
- a CDS encoding FAD-binding oxidoreductase, which produces MAMSEARRALEEAVRDVRDAGEHDAVDGVRPQWVAAVDGTESAAAAMRVAAEHGLHVVPRGSGSKLDWGGPPHEVDLVLDLSGANEVVEHAAGDLVVHAMAGTPLADVQRVVGSAGQKLPIDQPLPTATVGGVIATATSGPCRHLFGGVRDLLIGITVVRPDGVVAISGGKVVKNVAGYDLGKLYTGSFGSLGVITEAVFRLHPLAAEHRWIQVETDDPRSAAEAVDRIRHSQAMPTAIEVDRAAPGGRIEVVAEIEGRPKATHERALELADAVGGSVLEHAPSWWGRYPFDPADGIGIRVGVEPKALGALLSVRPDIDVAVRGAAGIGVLHAGLPGDADPAAVADLVGLLRERCDYAVLTRSPRAVREKVDPWGQVAPGVMALMRRTKDQFDPEHRLAPGRFVGGI